In Chroicocephalus ridibundus chromosome 4, bChrRid1.1, whole genome shotgun sequence, one genomic interval encodes:
- the LOC134514187 gene encoding zona pellucida sperm-binding protein 3-like encodes MKALRRRWFVLFFLAATAWARDALVSVTCGRAWLAVAVPAGLLGSRVAAGELTLGSGCGVTVVDGDGYRLEHPLGGCGTTLELLRDSIRYSNVLHYRPSAGGPVARARPFSLPVDCYYPRTGSVSSMAIQPTWVPFSFTVAHRRRLRFALDAYDSSWSSRLLQPSYSLGELINIQASVSADPPLPLRLFVDRCVATPSAAAAAGLRHEVIADNGCLLDGQLGRSRFLPGHGDGFLRFQLDTFLFPNASGSQIDLRCHLKAVAEGAASTAGKACSYDRLAAAWWSPNGDDCSCCGSPAGCGGRRRRRLAGGEGLLGEASVRLGPLGLLSALPTSSPDPTALPTSSPDPTAPKPSTAPSRRPSVPVVRGEKRDSGECQLPPAVLGGGG; translated from the exons ATGAAGGCTCTCAGGAGAAGGTGGTTTGTGCTCTTCTTCCTCGCAGCCACAGCCTGGGCACGGGACGCCCTGG TCTCGGTGACATGTGGCCGCGCGTGGCTTGCGGTGGCGGTGCCGGCTGGCCTCCTGGGGAGCCGCGTGGCTGCCGGGGAGCTGACGCTGGGGTCCGGCTGCGGGGTGACCGTCGTCGACGGGGACGGCTACCGGCTGGAACACCCCctcgggggctgcgggaccaCCCTGGAG CTCCTCCGGGACAGCATCCGCTACAGCAACGTCCTCCATTATCGCCCCTCGGCCGGGGGCCCCGTGGCTCGTGCCAGACCCTTCTCCCTCCCCGTGGACTGTTACTACCCCAG GACGGGCAGCGTTTCCTCCATGGCCATCCAGCCCACCTGGGTCCCCTTTAGCTTCACCGTCGCCCACCGGAGACGCTTGCGCTTCGCCCTGGATGCGTACGaca GTTCCTGGTCCTCccgcctgctccagcccagctaTTCCCTGGGGGAGCTGATCAACATCCAGGCGTCAGTGAGCGcggacccccccctgcccctcagGCTCTTCGTGGACCGGTGCGTGGCCACCCCCAGCgcagcggcggccgccgggcTGAGACACGAGGTCATCGCTGACAACGG GTGCCTCCTGGATGGGCAACTGGGTCGTTCCCGCTTCCTCCCCGGGCACGGAGACGGCTTCCTCCGCTTCCAGCTGGacaccttcctcttccccaaCGCCTCCGgcagccag ATCGACCTCCGCTGTCACCTcaaggctgtggcagaggggGCTGCCAGCACCGCCGGCAAAGCCTGTTCCTACGACCGCCTGGCGGCCGCCTGGTGGTCCCCAAATGGGGACGactgctcgtgctgtggctctccggccggctgcgggggccggcggcggcgccggctgGCCGGCGGCGAAG GGCTTCTGGGGGAAGCCAGCGTCCGTCTGGgtcccctggggctgctctcGGCGCTCCCCACATCATCCCCGGACCCCACGGCGCTCCCCACATCGTCCCCGGACCCCACGGCGCCgaagcccagcacagccccgtcTCGCCGCCCCTCCGTCCCCGTGGTGCGGGGGGAGAAGAGGGACTCGGGTGAGTGCCAGCTGCCCCccgcagtgctggg
- the CBLIF gene encoding cobalamin binding intrinsic factor — protein sequence MLGAALGIGVLLALVGGAATHSCVGPDKLVSELLERLEDSVNKDEPPNPSVLLAMNLAGATGDGTRKWLLQEIKEEAVKRAQKDMTSGQVALYVLALLSSCQDPHHTHALGQTVDLFHVLQKKTKEEMDRLEATGVPKTTLYSVSLDTLGLCLGGVSGYEDAATALAKEALSPASHLSVDTRAVAALALACTYHRTERQDLQHLLWEAVSVVTNGFLDEQEKRDGMMGNIYSMGLALQALGSTAMFYAPREWDCAQAFSVVYGHDYRQPMAIAQVLPALVGKSYLEAASLECTASSGMSPSLQSLKLVPIGVQKARIQVHYSIINTLQGKHFHKSISVRVPAGSTLLRVLQAAEKKEPDVFSFQTEQTSWGPMVVSIHGLAANPEDRTYWQFLSGEDALQEGVGTYVPVDGEHIQAVFSTY from the exons ATGCTCGGCGCGGCTTTGGGCATCGGGGTCCTGCTGGCCCTGGTGGGCGGCGCGGCCACCCACAGCTGCG tTGGCCCCGACAAACTGGTCTCCGAGCTGCTCGAGCGCCTGGAGGACTCCGTCAACAAGGACGAGCCGCCGAACCCCAGCGTCCTGCTGGCCATGAACCTGGCGGGGGCCACCGGCGATGGCACCCGCAAGTGGCTGCTCCAGGAGATAAAGGAGGAGGCCGTGAAGAGAGCCCAGAAGG ACATGACGTCGGGCCAGGTGGCTCTGTACGTGCtcgccctcctctcctcctgccaggaCCCCCATCACACCCACGCCCTGGGGCAGACCGTCGACCTGTTCCACGTCCTGCAGAAGAAAACCAAGGAGGAGATGGACCGCCTGG AGGCGACCGGCGTCCCCAAGACCACCCTGTACAGCGTGAGCCTGGACACCCTGGGCTTGTGCCTGGGGGGGGTGAGCGGCTACGAAGACGCGGCCACGGCCTTGGCCAAGGAAGCGCTGAGCCCCGCCAGCCACCTCTCCGTGG ACACCCGTGCCGTGGCGGCGCTGGCGCTGGCGTGCACCTACCACCGGACGGAGCGGCAAGATTTACAGCACCTGCTCTGGGAAGCGGTGTCGGTGGTGACCAACGGCTTCCTGGACGAGCAGGAGAAGAGGGATGGCATGATGGGGAACATCTACAGCATGGGGCTGGCCCTGCAG GCGCTGGGCTCCACGGCAATGTTTTACGCCCCGCGGGAGTGGGATTGCGCCCAAGCTTTCTCCGTGGTGTACGGCCACGACTACCGCCAGCCCATGGCCATCGCTCAGGTCCTGCCGGCCCTCGTGGGCAAATCCTACCTGGAGGCGGCTAGCCTGGAATGCACGGCCAGCAGCGGGATGTCCCCAAGCCTACAGTCCCTAAAGCTGGTTCCAATCGGGGTTCAGAAAG CCCGCATCCAGGTGCACTACTCCATCATCAACACGCTGCAGGGCAAGCACTTCCACAAATCCATCTCCGTGCGGGTGCCGGCCGGCTCCACGCTGCTGcgggtgctgcaggcagctgagaaGAAGGAACCCGACGTCTTTAG CTTCCAGACGGAGCAGACGTCCTGGGGTCCCATGGTGGTCTCCATCCACGGGCTGGCCGCCAACCCGGAGGACAGGACCTACTGGCAGTTCCTCAGCGGGGAGGACGCCCTGCAGGAAG GGGTCGGCACTTACGTACCGGTGGACGGGGAGCACATCCAGGCCGTCTTCAGCACCTACTGA
- the MRPL16 gene encoding large ribosomal subunit protein uL16m, with protein sequence MWRWRFPRSLPPGGGAGGVTVPRAGLKKFVLPPDYSGITFPERTKLKFMEKVPAVPKVKREPRQLRDIRGPSHEATEFTQGQYGILAMGGGYLHWGHFEMIRLTIGRSMDPKTMFAIWRVPAPYKPVTRKSLGHRMGGGKGPIDHYVTAVKSGRLVVEVGGRCEFGEVKPFLTQVARKLPFPAIPISRDGLQQMRQEEEEKKLNNQNPWTFERVVTANMLGMRKYLSPYDLRLKGRYWGKFYLKHRV encoded by the exons ATGTGGCGATGGCGGTTCCCGCGGTCGCTGCCGCCTGGAGGAG GTGCCGGTGGCGTCACCGTCCCCCGGGCGGGTCTCAAGAAGTTTGTGCTGCCCCCGGACTACAGTG GTATCACCTTTCCGGAGAGGACGAAGCTGAAGTTCATGGAGAAGGTGCCGGCGGTGCCCAAGGTCAAACGGGAGCCCCGGCAGCTGCGTGACATCCGCGGCCCGTCCCACGAGGCCACCGAATTCACCCAGGGACAGTACGGGATCCTG GCTATGGGGGGCGGGTACCTCCACTGGGGCCACTTCGAGATGATCCGCCTGACCATCGGCCGCAGCATGGACCCCAAAACCATGTTCGCCATCTGGCGCGTGCCGGCCCCCTACAAACCGGTGACGCGGAAGAGCCTGGGCCACCGCATGGGGGGCGGCAAGGGCCCCATCGACCACTACGTGACGGCGGTGAAGAGCGGGCGCCTGGTGGTGGAGGTGGGCGGGCGCTGCGAGTTTGGGGAGGTGAAACCCTTCCTCACCCAGGTGGCCAGGAAACTGCCCTTCCCCGCCATCCCCATCAGCCGCGACGGCCTCCAGCAGatgcggcaggaggaggaggagaagaagctCAACAACCAAAACCCCTGGACCTTCGAGCGCGTCGTCACCGCCAACATGCTGGGGATGCGCAAGTACCTCAGCCCCTACGACCTGCGGCTGAAGGGACGTTACTGGGGCAAATTCTACCTGAAACACAGGGTGTAA
- the STX3 gene encoding syntaxin-3 isoform X1 — MKDRLEQLKAKQDVDDDTEELEIAVDNTAFMDEFFAEIEETRQNIDKISENVEEAKKLYSIILSAPIPEQKTKDDLEQLTADIKKMANSVRNKLKSMERNIEQDEARSSADLRIRKSQHSVLSRKFVDVMTKYNEAQVDFRERSKGRIQRQLEITGKNTTDEELEEMLESGNPSIFTSGIMDSQISKQALSEIEGRHKDIVRLESSIKELHDMFVDIAMLVENQGAMIDRIENNMDQSVGFVERAVADTKKAVKYQKEDHDHAMLHHPRHHLGCQHWEHLRLRPPHPLPSRWPFPPPAPPPG; from the exons ATGAAGGACCGGCTGGAGCAGCTCAAGGCG AAGCAGGACGTGGACGATGACACCGAGGAGCTGGAGATCGCCGTGGACAACACGGCGTTCATGGATGAGTTCTTCGCggag ATCGAGGAGACCCGGCAAAACATCGACAAGATCTCGGAGAACGTGGAGGAGGCCAAGAAGCTCTACAGCATCATCCTCTCGGCCCCCATCCCTGAGCAGA AGACCAAAGACGACCTGGAGCAGCTGACGGCGGACATCAAGAAAATGGCCAACAGCGTCCGCAACAAGCTGAAGA GCATGGAGAGGAACATCGAGCAGGACGAGGCACGGTCCTCCGCCGACCTCCGGATACGCAAGTCCCAG cactCGGTCCTGTCCCGCAAGTTCGTTGACGTCATGACCAAGTACAACGAGGCCCAGGTGGACTTTCGGGAGCGCAGCAAGGGCCGGATCCAGCGCCAGCTCGAGATCA CCGGCAAGAACACGACAgacgaggagctggaggagatgctggagaGCGGGAACCCCTCCATCTTCACCTCGGGG ATCATGGACTCGCAGATCTCGAAGCAGGCGCTGAGCGAGATCGAGGGGCGGCACAAGGACATCGTGCGGCTGGAGAGCAGCATCAAGGAGCTGCACGACATGTTCGTCGACATCGCCATGCTGGTGGAGAACCAG GGAGCCATGATCGACCGCATCGAGAACAACATGGACCAGTCCGTCGGCTTCGTGGAACGGGCCGTGGCCGACACCAAAAAGGCCGTGAAGTACCAAA AAGAAGATCATGATCATGCTATGCTGCATCATCCTCGCCATCATCTTGGCTGCCAGCATTGGGAGCATCTTCGCCTGAGACCCCCCCACCCGCTGCCCTCCAG GTGgcctttcccccctcctgccccgccgcccggaTGA
- the STX3 gene encoding syntaxin-3 isoform X2 has translation MKDRLEQLKAKQDVDDDTEELEIAVDNTAFMDEFFAEIEETRQNIDKISENVEEAKKLYSIILSAPIPEQKTKDDLEQLTADIKKMANSVRNKLKSMERNIEQDEARSSADLRIRKSQHSVLSRKFVDVMTKYNEAQVDFRERSKGRIQRQLEITGKNTTDEELEEMLESGNPSIFTSGIMDSQISKQALSEIEGRHKDIVRLESSIKELHDMFVDIAMLVENQGAMIDRIENNMDQSVGFVERAVADTKKAVKYQKEDHDHAMLHHPRHHLGCQHWEHLRLRPPHPLPSR, from the exons ATGAAGGACCGGCTGGAGCAGCTCAAGGCG AAGCAGGACGTGGACGATGACACCGAGGAGCTGGAGATCGCCGTGGACAACACGGCGTTCATGGATGAGTTCTTCGCggag ATCGAGGAGACCCGGCAAAACATCGACAAGATCTCGGAGAACGTGGAGGAGGCCAAGAAGCTCTACAGCATCATCCTCTCGGCCCCCATCCCTGAGCAGA AGACCAAAGACGACCTGGAGCAGCTGACGGCGGACATCAAGAAAATGGCCAACAGCGTCCGCAACAAGCTGAAGA GCATGGAGAGGAACATCGAGCAGGACGAGGCACGGTCCTCCGCCGACCTCCGGATACGCAAGTCCCAG cactCGGTCCTGTCCCGCAAGTTCGTTGACGTCATGACCAAGTACAACGAGGCCCAGGTGGACTTTCGGGAGCGCAGCAAGGGCCGGATCCAGCGCCAGCTCGAGATCA CCGGCAAGAACACGACAgacgaggagctggaggagatgctggagaGCGGGAACCCCTCCATCTTCACCTCGGGG ATCATGGACTCGCAGATCTCGAAGCAGGCGCTGAGCGAGATCGAGGGGCGGCACAAGGACATCGTGCGGCTGGAGAGCAGCATCAAGGAGCTGCACGACATGTTCGTCGACATCGCCATGCTGGTGGAGAACCAG GGAGCCATGATCGACCGCATCGAGAACAACATGGACCAGTCCGTCGGCTTCGTGGAACGGGCCGTGGCCGACACCAAAAAGGCCGTGAAGTACCAAA AAGAAGATCATGATCATGCTATGCTGCATCATCCTCGCCATCATCTTGGCTGCCAGCATTGGGAGCATCTTCGCCTGAGACCCCCCCACCCGCTGCCCTCCAGGTGA
- the STX3 gene encoding syntaxin-3 isoform X6 produces the protein MKDRLEQLKAKQDVDDDTEELEIAVDNTAFMDEFFAEIEETRQNIDKISENVEEAKKLYSIILSAPIPEQKTKDDLEQLTADIKKMANSVRNKLKSMERNIEQDEARSSADLRIRKSQHSVLSRKFVDVMTKYNEAQVDFRERSKGRIQRQLEITGKNTTDEELEEMLESGNPSIFTSGIMDSQISKQALSEIEGRHKDIVRLESSIKELHDMFVDIAMLVENQGGLLDNVEQYVMHTSEHVEQANQQTKKALQYRGQARKKKIMIMLCCIILAIILAASIGSIFA, from the exons ATGAAGGACCGGCTGGAGCAGCTCAAGGCG AAGCAGGACGTGGACGATGACACCGAGGAGCTGGAGATCGCCGTGGACAACACGGCGTTCATGGATGAGTTCTTCGCggag ATCGAGGAGACCCGGCAAAACATCGACAAGATCTCGGAGAACGTGGAGGAGGCCAAGAAGCTCTACAGCATCATCCTCTCGGCCCCCATCCCTGAGCAGA AGACCAAAGACGACCTGGAGCAGCTGACGGCGGACATCAAGAAAATGGCCAACAGCGTCCGCAACAAGCTGAAGA GCATGGAGAGGAACATCGAGCAGGACGAGGCACGGTCCTCCGCCGACCTCCGGATACGCAAGTCCCAG cactCGGTCCTGTCCCGCAAGTTCGTTGACGTCATGACCAAGTACAACGAGGCCCAGGTGGACTTTCGGGAGCGCAGCAAGGGCCGGATCCAGCGCCAGCTCGAGATCA CCGGCAAGAACACGACAgacgaggagctggaggagatgctggagaGCGGGAACCCCTCCATCTTCACCTCGGGG ATCATGGACTCGCAGATCTCGAAGCAGGCGCTGAGCGAGATCGAGGGGCGGCACAAGGACATCGTGCGGCTGGAGAGCAGCATCAAGGAGCTGCACGACATGTTCGTCGACATCGCCATGCTGGTGGAGAACCAG GGTGGGCTGCTGGATAACGTGGAGCAATACGTCATGCACACCAGCGAGCACGTGGAGCAGGCCAACCAGCAGACCAAGAAGGCGCTGCAGTACCGGGGCCAGGCGCGCAag AAGAAGATCATGATCATGCTATGCTGCATCATCCTCGCCATCATCTTGGCTGCCAGCATTGGGAGCATCTTCGCCTGA
- the STX3 gene encoding syntaxin-3 isoform X5 has protein sequence MKDRLEQLKAKQDVDDDTEELEIAVDNTAFMDEFFAEIEETRQNIDKISENVEEAKKLYSIILSAPIPEQKTKDDLEQLTADIKKMANSVRNKLKSMERNIEQDEARSSADLRIRKSQHSVLSRKFVDVMTKYNEAQVDFRERSKGRIQRQLEITGKNTTDEELEEMLESGNPSIFTSGIMDSQISKQALSEIEGRHKDIVRLESSIKELHDMFVDIAMLVENQGAMIDRIENNMDQSVGFVERAVADTKKAVKYQSEARRKKIMIMLCCIILAIILAASIGSIFA, from the exons ATGAAGGACCGGCTGGAGCAGCTCAAGGCG AAGCAGGACGTGGACGATGACACCGAGGAGCTGGAGATCGCCGTGGACAACACGGCGTTCATGGATGAGTTCTTCGCggag ATCGAGGAGACCCGGCAAAACATCGACAAGATCTCGGAGAACGTGGAGGAGGCCAAGAAGCTCTACAGCATCATCCTCTCGGCCCCCATCCCTGAGCAGA AGACCAAAGACGACCTGGAGCAGCTGACGGCGGACATCAAGAAAATGGCCAACAGCGTCCGCAACAAGCTGAAGA GCATGGAGAGGAACATCGAGCAGGACGAGGCACGGTCCTCCGCCGACCTCCGGATACGCAAGTCCCAG cactCGGTCCTGTCCCGCAAGTTCGTTGACGTCATGACCAAGTACAACGAGGCCCAGGTGGACTTTCGGGAGCGCAGCAAGGGCCGGATCCAGCGCCAGCTCGAGATCA CCGGCAAGAACACGACAgacgaggagctggaggagatgctggagaGCGGGAACCCCTCCATCTTCACCTCGGGG ATCATGGACTCGCAGATCTCGAAGCAGGCGCTGAGCGAGATCGAGGGGCGGCACAAGGACATCGTGCGGCTGGAGAGCAGCATCAAGGAGCTGCACGACATGTTCGTCGACATCGCCATGCTGGTGGAGAACCAG GGAGCCATGATCGACCGCATCGAGAACAACATGGACCAGTCCGTCGGCTTCGTGGAACGGGCCGTGGCCGACACCAAAAAGGCCGTGAAGTACCAAAGTGAGGCCAGGAGG AAGAAGATCATGATCATGCTATGCTGCATCATCCTCGCCATCATCTTGGCTGCCAGCATTGGGAGCATCTTCGCCTGA
- the STX3 gene encoding syntaxin-3 isoform X4 — protein MKDRLEQLKAKQDVDDDTEELEIAVDNTAFMDEFFAEIEETRQNIDKISENVEEAKKLYSIILSAPIPEQKTKDDLEQLTADIKKMANSVRNKLKSMERNIEQDEARSSADLRIRKSQHSVLSRKFVDVMTKYNEAQVDFRERSKGRIQRQLEITGKNTTDEELEEMLESGNPSIFTSGIMDSQISKQALSEIEGRHKDIVRLESSIKELHDMFVDIAMLVENQGAMIDRIENNMDQSVGFVERAVADTKKAVKYQSEARRKMLILAAVVALLLGIVALIIGLSVGLDKK, from the exons ATGAAGGACCGGCTGGAGCAGCTCAAGGCG AAGCAGGACGTGGACGATGACACCGAGGAGCTGGAGATCGCCGTGGACAACACGGCGTTCATGGATGAGTTCTTCGCggag ATCGAGGAGACCCGGCAAAACATCGACAAGATCTCGGAGAACGTGGAGGAGGCCAAGAAGCTCTACAGCATCATCCTCTCGGCCCCCATCCCTGAGCAGA AGACCAAAGACGACCTGGAGCAGCTGACGGCGGACATCAAGAAAATGGCCAACAGCGTCCGCAACAAGCTGAAGA GCATGGAGAGGAACATCGAGCAGGACGAGGCACGGTCCTCCGCCGACCTCCGGATACGCAAGTCCCAG cactCGGTCCTGTCCCGCAAGTTCGTTGACGTCATGACCAAGTACAACGAGGCCCAGGTGGACTTTCGGGAGCGCAGCAAGGGCCGGATCCAGCGCCAGCTCGAGATCA CCGGCAAGAACACGACAgacgaggagctggaggagatgctggagaGCGGGAACCCCTCCATCTTCACCTCGGGG ATCATGGACTCGCAGATCTCGAAGCAGGCGCTGAGCGAGATCGAGGGGCGGCACAAGGACATCGTGCGGCTGGAGAGCAGCATCAAGGAGCTGCACGACATGTTCGTCGACATCGCCATGCTGGTGGAGAACCAG GGAGCCATGATCGACCGCATCGAGAACAACATGGACCAGTCCGTCGGCTTCGTGGAACGGGCCGTGGCCGACACCAAAAAGGCCGTGAAGTACCAAAGTGAGGCCAGGAGG AAGATGCTCATTTTGGCGGCGGTAGTGGCCCTCTTGCTGGGGATAGTTGCCCTCATCATCGGACTTTCTGTGGGGCTAGACAAGAAGTAG
- the STX3 gene encoding syntaxin-3 isoform X3 — protein sequence MKDRLEQLKAKQDVDDDTEELEIAVDNTAFMDEFFAEIEETRQNIDKISENVEEAKKLYSIILSAPIPEQKTKDDLEQLTADIKKMANSVRNKLKSMERNIEQDEARSSADLRIRKSQHSVLSRKFVDVMTKYNEAQVDFRERSKGRIQRQLEITGKNTTDEELEEMLESGNPSIFTSGIMDSQISKQALSEIEGRHKDIVRLESSIKELHDMFVDIAMLVENQGGLLDNVEQYVMHTSEHVEQANQQTKKALQYRGQARKKMLILAAVVALLLGIVALIIGLSVGLDKK from the exons ATGAAGGACCGGCTGGAGCAGCTCAAGGCG AAGCAGGACGTGGACGATGACACCGAGGAGCTGGAGATCGCCGTGGACAACACGGCGTTCATGGATGAGTTCTTCGCggag ATCGAGGAGACCCGGCAAAACATCGACAAGATCTCGGAGAACGTGGAGGAGGCCAAGAAGCTCTACAGCATCATCCTCTCGGCCCCCATCCCTGAGCAGA AGACCAAAGACGACCTGGAGCAGCTGACGGCGGACATCAAGAAAATGGCCAACAGCGTCCGCAACAAGCTGAAGA GCATGGAGAGGAACATCGAGCAGGACGAGGCACGGTCCTCCGCCGACCTCCGGATACGCAAGTCCCAG cactCGGTCCTGTCCCGCAAGTTCGTTGACGTCATGACCAAGTACAACGAGGCCCAGGTGGACTTTCGGGAGCGCAGCAAGGGCCGGATCCAGCGCCAGCTCGAGATCA CCGGCAAGAACACGACAgacgaggagctggaggagatgctggagaGCGGGAACCCCTCCATCTTCACCTCGGGG ATCATGGACTCGCAGATCTCGAAGCAGGCGCTGAGCGAGATCGAGGGGCGGCACAAGGACATCGTGCGGCTGGAGAGCAGCATCAAGGAGCTGCACGACATGTTCGTCGACATCGCCATGCTGGTGGAGAACCAG GGTGGGCTGCTGGATAACGTGGAGCAATACGTCATGCACACCAGCGAGCACGTGGAGCAGGCCAACCAGCAGACCAAGAAGGCGCTGCAGTACCGGGGCCAGGCGCGCAag AAGATGCTCATTTTGGCGGCGGTAGTGGCCCTCTTGCTGGGGATAGTTGCCCTCATCATCGGACTTTCTGTGGGGCTAGACAAGAAGTAG